Proteins found in one Arthrobacter pascens genomic segment:
- a CDS encoding carbohydrate ABC transporter permease, with product MIGFAVFTLLPVVVGLAQSLYTSKTTGLGFGAATVSFSGFDNFARGLSDPVFWDSMLRVSIYAVVIVPVTQVVSLLLALLIDAVQRRVANKFRLILLVPYMIPGIVATMIWIYLYSPVVGPLTPILNFFGLDVNFFSGSMIWVSIGNLALWGAIGFNMLILYGALQAVPREIFDAARVDGASEFRIAMSIKVPYVQTSLVLTGLLSIIGTLQIFAEPTLFRSISPETITKDFTPSMVIFNQAFQVGNLNYAAAQSIILAAVVGVASVIIYRLTKKVDS from the coding sequence ATGATTGGCTTCGCCGTCTTCACCCTTCTTCCCGTGGTGGTGGGGCTGGCCCAAAGCCTGTACACCTCAAAGACCACGGGGCTCGGATTTGGTGCCGCAACCGTCAGCTTCTCCGGCTTTGACAACTTTGCCCGTGGCCTGTCGGACCCCGTCTTTTGGGACTCGATGCTAAGGGTCAGCATCTATGCCGTGGTGATCGTCCCGGTGACGCAGGTGGTCAGCCTCCTGCTGGCACTCCTCATTGATGCTGTTCAGCGGCGGGTGGCCAACAAGTTCCGTCTAATCCTGCTGGTTCCCTACATGATTCCGGGGATTGTGGCCACCATGATTTGGATCTACCTCTATAGCCCGGTCGTGGGACCCTTGACACCCATTCTGAACTTCTTTGGCCTGGACGTTAATTTCTTCAGCGGCAGCATGATCTGGGTTTCCATTGGAAACTTGGCGCTGTGGGGTGCCATCGGTTTCAACATGCTGATCCTCTACGGGGCTTTGCAGGCTGTCCCCCGCGAAATCTTTGATGCGGCCCGGGTGGACGGCGCTTCGGAGTTCCGCATTGCCATGTCCATCAAGGTGCCGTACGTCCAGACGTCCCTCGTACTGACCGGGCTCTTGTCCATCATTGGCACCCTGCAGATCTTTGCCGAGCCGACGCTGTTCCGCTCCATCTCCCCCGAAACAATTACCAAGGACTTCACCCCCAGCATGGTGATCTTCAACCAGGCATTCCAGGTGGGAAACCTTAACTATGCCGCAGCCCAATCCATCATCCTCGCCGCAGTGGTGGGGGTAGCTTCGGTGATTATCTACCGACTGACAAAAAAGGTCGACTCATGA
- a CDS encoding carbohydrate ABC transporter permease encodes MTLTSLTADSPRTEEEVQKSALKPRRRNRPKKFRDGDDSSELSGKRGGSRIVVIIGLVLFALYSIGPAWWLVVSSTKTKEDLYTTDAMWFANFSLFDNLASLFTYQDGIFGVWLWNSTLYAFAGSIGHTLVSLAAGYGLAMYSFRGKGTTMGFIIGSFLIPGALLTIPSYLLFVQMGLYDTIWAMIIPAFFSPFAVYLAKIYAEGAVPSELLEAARIDGAGEYRIFFQIASRLMTTAGATIFLLHFVGSWNAFFGPMVFLRGDDKWPVMLGLYSWLQRGTDSTVDLTGLVITGSLVATIPMVVLMVAMQRYWRSGVAMGSLK; translated from the coding sequence ATGACCCTCACTTCGCTCACTGCCGATTCGCCTCGAACCGAAGAAGAGGTGCAGAAATCCGCCCTCAAGCCCCGCCGTCGAAACCGTCCAAAGAAGTTCCGGGATGGCGATGACTCCTCGGAACTGAGCGGTAAGCGTGGAGGCTCGCGGATCGTAGTCATCATCGGGTTGGTGTTGTTCGCCCTCTACTCCATAGGTCCCGCCTGGTGGTTGGTGGTTTCGTCGACCAAGACCAAGGAAGATCTCTATACCACCGACGCCATGTGGTTCGCCAACTTCAGCCTCTTCGACAACCTGGCCTCCCTTTTCACGTATCAGGACGGCATCTTCGGAGTCTGGCTGTGGAACTCCACGCTCTACGCCTTTGCGGGTTCCATTGGCCACACCTTGGTATCCCTGGCGGCGGGCTACGGACTTGCCATGTACTCGTTCCGAGGCAAGGGGACCACGATGGGCTTTATCATCGGCTCGTTCCTCATTCCCGGCGCGTTGCTGACCATCCCGTCCTACCTGCTCTTCGTGCAGATGGGCCTCTACGACACCATCTGGGCCATGATCATCCCCGCGTTCTTCAGCCCGTTTGCGGTGTATCTTGCCAAGATTTACGCCGAGGGGGCAGTGCCCAGTGAGCTGCTGGAAGCCGCCCGGATCGACGGTGCAGGCGAATATCGGATCTTCTTCCAGATTGCCTCCCGGCTCATGACCACAGCCGGCGCCACCATCTTCCTGCTGCACTTCGTGGGCTCCTGGAACGCCTTCTTCGGGCCCATGGTCTTCCTGCGTGGAGATGACAAATGGCCGGTCATGCTCGGCCTCTACTCATGGCTTCAGCGCGGCACTGACTCAACCGTTGACCTCACCGGCTTGGTGATCACGGGGTCCCTGGTGGCCACCATTCCCATGGTGGTCCTGATGGTTGCCATGCAGCGCTACTGGCGGTCCGGCGTCGCCATGGGCAGCCTGAAATAG
- the hutH gene encoding histidine ammonia-lyase — protein sequence MTITTQESLTVTLGSSGVTPEEVVAVARHNAKVTISQEVLDTVAKVRAHIDDLAHSVVPAYGVSTGFGALANRHIPNELRTQLQKSLIRSHAAGMGPAVEREVVRGIMFLRAKTLASGRTGVRPVVLQTMVDVLNAGITPVVREFGSLGCSGDLAPLSHCALVLMGEGEATGPDGVPYGGRGESPVAELLAAHGIEPVTLAEKEGLALVNGTEGMLGMLLMAIADIRQLLTTADITAAMSVEALLGTDQVFLPELHAALRPHPGQAASADNMLRVLSNSPLVASHRVGDSKVQDAYSLRCAPQVAGAVRDTVDHAALVASRELAAAIDNPVVLPDGRVSSNGNFHGAPVGYVLDFLAIAVADLSSIAERRTDRMLDPARSHGLPAFLAADPGVDSGMMIAQYTQAGLVSDNKRLAVPASVDSIPSSAMQEDHVSMGWHAARKLRKAVENLRRVLAIELVTSARAIDIRTQLSGGQLRPGPAGAAVIGALRAVVEGPGTDRFLSPELETADRLVASGEVRAAAESAVGILA from the coding sequence ATGACCATCACTACGCAAGAATCGCTGACCGTCACCCTCGGCTCCAGCGGCGTCACGCCGGAGGAAGTAGTCGCCGTCGCGCGCCACAACGCAAAGGTGACCATCTCCCAGGAAGTCCTGGACACGGTGGCAAAGGTCCGCGCCCACATCGATGACCTCGCCCACAGCGTGGTCCCTGCCTATGGCGTCTCCACGGGTTTCGGCGCGCTGGCGAACCGGCACATTCCCAACGAGCTGCGCACCCAGCTGCAGAAGTCCCTGATCCGCAGCCACGCTGCCGGGATGGGTCCGGCCGTGGAGCGCGAGGTGGTCCGCGGCATCATGTTCCTCCGCGCCAAGACCCTGGCCTCGGGCCGCACCGGCGTTCGCCCCGTGGTGCTGCAGACCATGGTGGATGTACTCAACGCCGGAATCACCCCGGTGGTCCGGGAATTCGGCTCACTGGGCTGCTCCGGGGACCTCGCCCCGCTGTCCCACTGCGCCCTGGTGCTGATGGGCGAGGGCGAAGCGACAGGCCCCGACGGCGTGCCGTACGGCGGCCGCGGTGAGTCACCCGTGGCGGAACTGCTTGCCGCACACGGTATTGAGCCGGTTACCCTCGCGGAGAAGGAGGGTCTGGCACTGGTCAACGGCACCGAGGGAATGCTGGGCATGCTCCTGATGGCCATCGCGGACATCCGGCAACTTCTGACGACGGCGGATATCACCGCCGCGATGAGCGTTGAGGCGCTGCTGGGGACGGACCAGGTGTTCCTGCCCGAGCTCCACGCGGCGCTCCGTCCGCATCCGGGACAGGCTGCGAGCGCAGACAACATGCTGCGGGTGCTCTCCAACTCGCCCCTCGTGGCATCGCACCGGGTGGGCGACTCGAAAGTCCAGGACGCCTACTCGTTGCGCTGTGCCCCACAGGTGGCGGGTGCGGTCCGCGACACCGTGGACCACGCCGCTCTGGTGGCCTCCCGTGAGCTGGCCGCCGCCATCGACAACCCGGTGGTCCTGCCGGACGGCCGGGTGAGCTCCAACGGCAACTTCCATGGTGCACCCGTGGGCTACGTGCTGGATTTCCTGGCCATCGCCGTGGCGGACCTGAGCTCCATTGCAGAGCGCAGGACGGACCGCATGCTGGATCCGGCGCGCTCCCACGGCCTCCCCGCTTTCCTGGCCGCGGACCCCGGTGTGGATTCCGGGATGATGATCGCGCAGTACACGCAGGCGGGCCTGGTCTCCGACAACAAACGGCTGGCTGTTCCGGCGTCGGTTGATTCGATTCCCAGTTCCGCCATGCAGGAGGACCACGTGTCCATGGGCTGGCACGCTGCCCGGAAGCTGCGCAAGGCGGTGGAGAACCTGCGCCGCGTCCTGGCCATCGAACTGGTGACCTCCGCCCGCGCCATCGACATCCGGACGCAACTGTCCGGCGGACAGCTCAGGCCGGGACCGGCGGGTGCAGCCGTCATCGGTGCGCTCCGCGCCGTCGTCGAAGGACCGGGGACTGACCGGTTCCTGTCGCCGGAACTGGAGACCGCCGATCGGCTGGTTGCCTCAGGCGAGGTGCGGGCAGCAGCCGAATCCGCCGTCGGGATCCTGGCCTGA